From Bacillus pumilus, one genomic window encodes:
- a CDS encoding DUF308 domain-containing protein, translating into MERDEDFRRNDREIDTHFSNDDGYLEETAAEIAEPYQASRDRVDRRERDQAGDDSGSKGIGYTALAIAIISLFVLPVLLGVAAIVVGYIARRKGAHALGAWSIGIGIVSVILGIFITPFF; encoded by the coding sequence ATGGAAAGAGACGAAGATTTCAGAAGAAATGATCGTGAAATCGACACACACTTTAGTAATGATGATGGCTATCTAGAGGAAACAGCTGCTGAAATTGCAGAGCCATATCAGGCTTCAAGAGATCGAGTAGACAGACGAGAACGTGACCAAGCAGGTGACGATTCAGGCAGTAAGGGGATAGGCTATACAGCACTCGCGATTGCGATTATCTCGTTATTTGTCTTGCCGGTGCTATTAGGAGTAGCGGCAATCGTCGTTGGTTATATTGCAAGAAGAAAAGGAGCACATGCGCTTGGCGCATGGTCAATCGGGATCGGAATTGTTTCCGTCATCCTTGGCATATTTATCACCCCGTTCTTTTAA
- a CDS encoding 5' nucleotidase, NT5C type, with amino-acid sequence MLRLGIDIDGTVTAQDTFVPYLNESFQCAITLDDMTEYDLTKLLNISQEEFWGWMNQHEPHIYKQAKPAKDAKEILDQMKHQHRLIYITARRQHHADITYEWFHKHHVPYDDIELVGGHHKLEAVQKHKIDVFFEDHHGNATMIAKEADIPVILFNSPYNQMPIDDRIIRVNNWQEASQWIKQYEQRFETVY; translated from the coding sequence ATGTTACGTTTAGGAATTGATATAGATGGCACAGTGACGGCGCAGGATACCTTTGTTCCCTATTTAAATGAGTCGTTCCAATGTGCCATAACACTAGATGATATGACAGAATATGATTTGACGAAGCTTTTAAATATTTCTCAAGAAGAGTTTTGGGGCTGGATGAATCAGCATGAGCCTCATATATATAAACAGGCAAAGCCTGCTAAGGACGCAAAAGAGATTCTTGATCAAATGAAACATCAACACAGGCTGATCTATATTACAGCGAGAAGGCAGCATCATGCGGATATCACCTACGAGTGGTTTCACAAACATCACGTGCCCTATGATGACATTGAGCTGGTTGGCGGTCATCATAAGCTCGAAGCTGTGCAAAAGCACAAGATTGATGTGTTTTTCGAGGATCATCATGGGAATGCCACAATGATTGCAAAAGAGGCTGACATACCGGTTATTCTTTTTAACTCCCCATATAATCAAATGCCCATTGATGACAGGATTATACGCGTCAACAACTGGCAGGAAGCATCTCAATGGATTAAACAATACGAGCAGCGTTTTGAAACTGTTTATTAA
- a CDS encoding ROK family protein: MAYYVVFDVGGTRTKHGLMDQDGELVTSGDYQTNCRQLEPFLEVMADVVKQYQRTSDVSGIAISLPGFVDSETGYTEFAGAIIALNGQNVKTLLEEKTSLRVEVENDANCAALAEKYSGHAKDCDSFICMTIGTGVGGGLFAGGQLVRGASFRGGEFGMMLTETENGQFTTLNSSASTAGLIRSYKEKQGIPQSTQIDGQEIFEKAKHDPSIEKLVDQWYKRIAIGIYNVATVLNPEKILIGGGVSARPDLLSSIEKHLHTLHAWKNIQVKLETCHYLNQAGMKGALYHFLMKEGQLVPSKKPIH; encoded by the coding sequence GTGGCGTATTATGTCGTGTTCGATGTAGGCGGGACGAGAACAAAACATGGATTAATGGATCAGGATGGGGAGCTGGTCACGAGCGGTGACTATCAAACGAACTGCCGGCAGCTTGAACCGTTTTTAGAAGTTATGGCGGATGTGGTCAAGCAATATCAGAGAACGTCGGATGTCAGCGGAATCGCCATTAGTCTTCCGGGCTTTGTGGACAGTGAAACAGGTTATACAGAATTTGCAGGAGCCATCATCGCCTTAAATGGTCAAAATGTAAAAACACTTTTAGAAGAGAAAACATCTCTTCGTGTTGAAGTTGAAAATGATGCGAATTGTGCAGCTCTTGCAGAAAAATATAGTGGCCATGCGAAAGATTGTGACAGCTTTATTTGTATGACGATTGGCACAGGTGTTGGCGGTGGTCTTTTCGCTGGCGGTCAGCTTGTGCGCGGGGCTTCCTTCCGCGGCGGTGAATTTGGCATGATGCTGACAGAGACAGAAAATGGACAATTTACAACACTCAACAGCAGTGCTTCAACGGCTGGATTAATTCGCAGCTATAAAGAAAAGCAAGGAATTCCGCAAAGTACTCAAATAGACGGTCAAGAAATTTTTGAAAAGGCAAAGCACGATCCGTCCATTGAGAAGCTGGTGGATCAGTGGTACAAGCGAATCGCTATTGGTATTTACAATGTAGCAACTGTCCTTAATCCAGAGAAAATCCTCATTGGAGGCGGCGTAAGTGCAAGACCGGATTTACTATCAAGCATTGAGAAACATTTACATACACTGCATGCGTGGAAGAACATTCAGGTGAAGCTGGAAACGTGCCACTACTTGAATCAGGCAGGCATGAAGGGAGCACTGTACCATTTTCTCATGAAAGAAGGTCAGCTTGTTCCATCAAAAAAGCCGATACATTAA
- a CDS encoding Fur family transcriptional regulator, with amino-acid sequence MNVQEALDLLKEKGYKYTSKREDMLQLFSDSDKYLTAKNVLTALSEDYPGLSFDTIYRNLSLYEDLGILETTELSGEKLFRFKCSFSHHHHHFICLACGKTKEIDACPMDKLDADLEDYHISGHKFEIYGTCPSCEPKEVHS; translated from the coding sequence ATGAACGTACAAGAAGCGCTTGATTTATTAAAGGAAAAAGGCTACAAATATACAAGCAAACGTGAAGATATGCTTCAATTGTTTTCTGATTCTGATAAATATTTGACCGCTAAAAATGTGCTGACGGCACTAAGTGAAGACTACCCAGGTCTTAGCTTTGATACGATATATCGAAACTTATCGCTATATGAAGACTTAGGTATATTAGAAACAACGGAATTGTCAGGGGAGAAGCTTTTTCGTTTTAAATGCTCATTTTCTCATCACCACCATCACTTTATTTGTCTTGCATGCGGTAAAACAAAGGAGATCGATGCCTGTCCTATGGACAAGCTAGACGCCGATTTAGAGGATTATCACATTAGCGGACATAAATTCGAAATCTACGGAACGTGTCCTTCCTGCGAACCGAAGGAAGTTCACTCATGA
- a CDS encoding metal ABC transporter permease produces MLFPFFHYEFLQNAFIAGMLIGFIAPLLGVFIVVRRLSLIADALSHVSLAGIAASLFLDKKFGLLTGVSPLYLGMAFSVAGSLFIERLRSVYKHYQELAIPIILSGGIGISVIFISLANGFNTDLFSYLFGSVSAVSRLDLWIIVGISLVVVLVVVLLYKELFLLSFDEEHAKASGISAKWIHFIFILVVALVIAASMRIVGTLLVSALMTLPVAASIRIAKGFKQAIFLSILFGELSVLAGLILSYYLDLAPGGTIVMLSILILIGCISIGKFRRGNHHERTRSA; encoded by the coding sequence ATGCTATTTCCATTTTTTCATTATGAATTTTTACAAAATGCGTTTATCGCAGGAATGCTGATCGGCTTTATTGCGCCCTTACTTGGTGTATTTATCGTCGTGAGAAGGCTCTCGCTGATTGCAGATGCCCTCAGTCACGTATCACTTGCCGGTATTGCAGCAAGCTTATTCCTTGATAAAAAGTTTGGCCTCTTGACAGGGGTGAGCCCGCTGTACTTAGGGATGGCGTTTTCTGTTGCCGGTTCATTGTTTATTGAACGTCTGCGCTCCGTGTATAAGCATTATCAGGAGCTTGCGATTCCTATTATTTTATCAGGTGGTATCGGGATTTCCGTCATCTTCATTTCACTAGCGAATGGCTTTAATACCGATTTGTTTAGTTATTTGTTCGGAAGTGTCAGTGCGGTTTCGAGATTAGATCTTTGGATTATTGTTGGGATTTCACTCGTTGTTGTGTTAGTTGTCGTGCTTTTATATAAAGAATTGTTTTTACTTTCTTTTGATGAAGAGCATGCAAAGGCTTCTGGTATTTCAGCGAAATGGATTCATTTTATTTTTATCTTAGTCGTCGCACTCGTCATTGCGGCATCAATGCGTATCGTAGGCACACTGCTTGTCTCCGCGCTTATGACGCTTCCTGTTGCGGCAAGTATCCGTATTGCCAAAGGATTCAAACAGGCGATCTTCCTTTCGATCTTGTTCGGTGAATTGTCTGTATTGGCCGGATTAATCTTAAGCTATTATCTAGATTTAGCGCCAGGCGGAACCATTGTGATGCTGTCCATTTTGATTTTAATCGGATGTATTAGTATTGGAAAATTCAGAAGGGGGAATCATCATGAACGTACAAGAAGCGCTTGA
- a CDS encoding metal ABC transporter ATP-binding protein yields the protein MAKPIIEMKDISYSYGQRNVIDHIHLTVEEGNFLALVGPNGSGKTTLLKCLLGLIKPQQGELKLFGTPASKFRDWDQIGFVSQKANSFNTGFPASVYEVVASGLTAKIGLFKRMSKQDKWQVEDAIRSVGIQDLKHQNIGELSGGQQQRAFIARALVSQPKLLILDEPTVGVDQRTVEGFYQLLETLNKEKGMSLILVTHDVGTVSDKVTHVACLNQTLHFHGDAETFDSMDDQALSQFYGHDIQVIHHDHHHHGGHE from the coding sequence ATGGCAAAGCCAATTATTGAAATGAAGGACATTTCGTACTCGTATGGACAGCGAAATGTCATTGATCACATTCATTTAACAGTAGAGGAAGGGAACTTTCTAGCACTTGTTGGACCGAATGGATCTGGTAAAACAACCTTATTAAAATGCCTGCTTGGGCTCATTAAACCACAGCAAGGTGAATTAAAGCTATTTGGCACGCCTGCGTCAAAATTTAGAGACTGGGATCAAATTGGATTTGTTTCTCAAAAGGCGAATAGTTTTAATACGGGTTTCCCTGCTTCTGTTTACGAGGTCGTTGCAAGTGGATTGACGGCGAAAATTGGTTTATTCAAACGAATGAGCAAGCAGGACAAATGGCAAGTTGAGGATGCCATTCGCTCAGTTGGCATACAAGATTTAAAGCACCAAAACATCGGTGAACTTTCAGGCGGTCAGCAGCAACGTGCTTTTATTGCCCGTGCGCTCGTCAGTCAGCCAAAGCTGCTCATTTTAGATGAACCGACGGTTGGTGTAGACCAGCGGACAGTAGAAGGCTTTTATCAGCTGCTCGAAACATTGAACAAAGAAAAAGGAATGTCTTTAATTCTCGTTACACACGACGTTGGCACCGTTTCTGATAAAGTCACCCATGTGGCTTGCTTAAATCAGACACTTCATTTCCACGGGGATGCAGAAACGTTTGATTCAATGGATGATCAAGCGTTATCTCAATTTTACGGACATGACATTCAAGTGATTCATCACGACCATCACCATCATGGGGGACATGAATAA
- a CDS encoding YitT family protein, producing the protein MANSKQHRKESVPHFILRIFLILVGAACAAVSIELFLVPNNIIDGGIIGISLILDYLFTDNPFINFATIVVILNIPFMISGYKHIGKTFLVSTMIGIVSLAVIESSLHHVEAFTNQPILATVFGGLLLGFGVGLVIRNGGSMDGTEILGILLTKKIPFSVGEFVMIVNVFIFIWAGFVFGPEQAMYSVMTYYLAMKTIDAVIQGLDETKAVIIVSDYYDEISDAILHRLGRGTTKLRGKGGYTDEEKDVIYAVVTRLEITKLKSIVFEIDGQAFITIMDTHETKGGKFKTAIH; encoded by the coding sequence ATGGCAAATAGTAAACAGCATAGAAAGGAATCAGTGCCTCATTTTATTTTGAGAATTTTCCTGATTCTAGTAGGAGCTGCATGCGCAGCAGTCAGCATTGAATTATTTTTAGTGCCAAACAATATTATTGATGGAGGCATCATCGGTATTTCGCTTATTTTGGATTATCTCTTTACAGATAACCCATTCATCAATTTTGCGACGATTGTTGTCATTTTAAATATTCCATTTATGATATCAGGATACAAACATATTGGGAAAACCTTTCTGGTTTCCACAATGATTGGGATTGTCAGCTTAGCCGTGATTGAATCTTCACTCCATCATGTAGAGGCATTTACAAATCAGCCGATCTTAGCTACTGTATTTGGCGGGCTATTACTTGGTTTTGGTGTTGGACTTGTCATCCGTAATGGAGGCTCAATGGATGGAACAGAGATCTTAGGAATTCTTCTGACGAAAAAAATTCCTTTCTCCGTCGGTGAGTTTGTCATGATCGTCAATGTGTTCATTTTTATTTGGGCAGGCTTTGTCTTCGGACCAGAGCAGGCTATGTATTCTGTCATGACATATTATTTGGCAATGAAAACAATTGATGCTGTCATTCAAGGGCTTGATGAAACAAAAGCTGTCATTATCGTGTCAGATTATTATGATGAAATTTCAGATGCGATTCTTCATCGACTTGGCAGGGGAACGACAAAGCTGAGAGGGAAAGGCGGCTATACAGATGAAGAAAAGGATGTCATCTACGCCGTTGTCACAAGACTTGAAATTACAAAGCTAAAATCCATTGTATTTGAAATTGATGGTCAAGCATTTATTACGATTATGGATACGCATGAAACAAAAGGCGGTAAGTTCAAAACAGCCATTCATTAG
- a CDS encoding DUF2624 domain-containing protein: MILIQKIVLQRLNQITANDLLRYAKQYGVSLTSNQAVEVAKLMNGKNVNIFNDAERNRLLKQVEAITSKQTAQTVNDLFNQFTS; this comes from the coding sequence TTGATTTTAATTCAAAAAATTGTCCTGCAGCGGCTCAATCAGATCACAGCAAATGATCTGTTAAGGTATGCGAAACAGTATGGTGTCAGTTTAACGTCAAACCAAGCTGTCGAGGTGGCCAAACTCATGAATGGGAAAAACGTCAATATTTTTAATGATGCAGAGCGTAACCGGCTTCTTAAGCAAGTGGAAGCGATTACTTCTAAACAGACAGCTCAGACTGTCAATGATCTGTTTAATCAGTTTACAAGTTAA
- a CDS encoding deoxyribonuclease IV, with protein MLKIGSHVSMSGKHMLLAASQEAASYGSNTFMIYTGAPQNTRRKKIEDLNIEAGQAHMKEHGMTDIVVHAPYIINIGNTVNPATFELGVDFLRSEIERTEALGAGQIVLHPGAHVGAGSEAGIQKIIEGLNEVIVKGQEVQIALETMAGKGSECGRSFEELAQIIDGVTHNEALSVCFDTCHTHDAGYPIVTDFDGVLEEFDRIVGIDRIKVLHINDSKNVQGARKDRHENIGFGEIGFDALNYIVHHPQLQDVPKILETPYVGEDKKNKKPPYKFEIAMLKEKQFDEGLLDKIKGQ; from the coding sequence TTGTTGAAGATTGGTTCACATGTATCCATGAGCGGAAAACATATGCTTCTTGCAGCGAGTCAAGAAGCTGCCTCTTATGGTTCGAATACGTTTATGATTTATACAGGTGCACCGCAAAATACGCGCCGCAAAAAAATTGAAGACCTCAATATTGAAGCTGGACAAGCGCATATGAAAGAGCATGGTATGACAGATATCGTCGTACATGCACCGTATATTATTAATATTGGGAACACCGTAAATCCAGCGACATTTGAGCTTGGCGTGGACTTCCTTCGCTCTGAGATTGAACGTACAGAAGCGCTAGGTGCAGGGCAGATTGTTCTCCACCCAGGTGCACATGTCGGAGCAGGATCAGAAGCAGGAATCCAAAAAATCATTGAAGGTTTAAACGAAGTCATCGTAAAAGGGCAAGAGGTTCAAATTGCACTTGAAACAATGGCAGGCAAAGGATCAGAGTGCGGAAGAAGCTTTGAAGAGCTTGCCCAAATTATCGACGGAGTGACACATAACGAAGCACTTTCAGTCTGCTTTGATACATGTCACACACACGATGCTGGTTATCCGATTGTAACTGACTTTGATGGGGTGTTAGAAGAATTTGATCGAATCGTCGGTATTGACCGAATCAAGGTTCTTCATATTAATGACAGTAAAAACGTACAAGGCGCAAGAAAAGACCGACATGAAAATATCGGCTTTGGTGAAATTGGCTTCGATGCACTGAACTATATTGTGCATCACCCGCAGCTTCAAGATGTGCCCAAAATCTTAGAAACGCCTTATGTAGGTGAAGATAAAAAGAACAAAAAACCACCTTACAAATTCGAAATTGCGATGCTGAAAGAAAAGCAATTTGACGAAGGCTTACTAGATAAAATTAAGGGTCAGTAA
- a CDS encoding DEAD/DEAH box helicase — MNETKFTTYELKPFIIDAIHELGFYEPTDIQKRIIPAVLKGESVIGQSQTGTGKTHAYLLPLIHSIDPSKEQVQVVITAPTRELANQIFKEAQTILKNASPEEEMKAKLYIGGTDKQKSIQKLKNQPHLVVGTPGRIADLIHEQALNVYKATSLVIDEADLMLDMGFLEDVDRIGSQMPEQLQMLVFSATIPEKLKPFLKKYMDNPKYAHVEPKRITAENIQHILVPSKQRDKLKLLHEMVTNVQPYLGIIFANTKTTVDEIASFLQEKGMKVGVLHGGLTPRERKKVMKQIDDLEFTYIVASDLAARGIDIKGVSHVINYELPSDLDFYVHRVGRTARAGSSGIAMTIYELADEDALIQIEKMGVVFENKTIVHGEWRDADDRLKRQRRKKAPNEIEEKAKRLVRKPKAVKPGYKKKMTREMDKIKRQERRKSKRNGK; from the coding sequence ATGAACGAAACAAAATTTACGACATATGAATTAAAGCCTTTTATTATAGATGCTATTCATGAACTGGGCTTTTATGAGCCAACTGATATTCAAAAAAGAATCATCCCTGCTGTGTTAAAAGGAGAAAGCGTGATTGGTCAATCACAAACAGGAACAGGAAAAACTCACGCGTACTTATTGCCGCTTATTCATTCAATTGATCCAAGCAAAGAGCAAGTACAAGTTGTGATTACTGCACCTACAAGAGAATTAGCCAATCAAATTTTCAAAGAAGCCCAAACGATTTTAAAGAATGCCTCTCCAGAAGAAGAGATGAAAGCAAAGCTTTACATTGGCGGAACGGACAAGCAGAAATCCATTCAAAAGCTAAAAAACCAGCCGCATTTGGTTGTCGGTACACCTGGACGTATTGCTGACCTCATTCATGAGCAGGCGCTGAACGTTTACAAAGCGACATCTCTTGTCATTGATGAAGCGGATTTAATGCTGGATATGGGATTTTTAGAAGATGTGGACCGTATTGGTTCACAAATGCCAGAACAGCTGCAAATGCTTGTGTTCTCAGCAACTATTCCAGAAAAACTAAAGCCGTTCCTGAAAAAATATATGGACAATCCAAAATATGCCCATGTTGAACCAAAACGAATTACAGCTGAAAACATTCAGCATATTTTAGTCCCATCTAAACAGCGTGACAAGCTAAAACTGCTTCATGAAATGGTGACGAATGTACAGCCTTATTTAGGCATCATTTTTGCCAATACAAAAACAACCGTTGATGAAATCGCATCATTCCTACAAGAAAAAGGAATGAAAGTTGGAGTGCTTCATGGCGGATTAACGCCGCGCGAACGTAAAAAAGTGATGAAACAAATTGATGATTTAGAGTTCACTTATATTGTGGCATCTGATCTTGCAGCCCGCGGAATTGATATTAAAGGCGTCAGCCACGTGATCAACTATGAACTTCCATCTGATCTTGATTTTTATGTTCACCGTGTTGGTAGAACAGCTCGAGCTGGTTCATCTGGAATTGCAATGACTATTTATGAGCTTGCTGATGAGGATGCACTCATTCAAATCGAGAAAATGGGCGTTGTGTTTGAAAACAAAACCATTGTTCATGGCGAATGGCGAGATGCAGATGACCGCTTGAAGCGTCAAAGACGTAAAAAAGCACCTAATGAAATTGAAGAAAAAGCAAAGCGTCTTGTGAGAAAACCGAAAGCCGTCAAACCTGGATATAAAAAGAAAATGACACGTGAGATGGACAAAATCAAGAGACAGGAACGTAGAAAGTCAAAGCGTAATGGAAAGTAG
- the vrrA gene encoding VrrA/YqfQ family protein, whose amino-acid sequence MLGQRPMGDFQPHRPSRRHLGNGGQPGIFQRGQQPPIEQPFQGQGNQFQQMMPRSPSVQGGGIRGMDGIPGGESRALGGGAGMKGMLAKFLPGAGGAGISGGGAGLQGIQSFTNPATLSSMLGNVQKVLGMAQQFTPMIQQYGPLVRNLPAMIKLYSQLGSADDDETSADEDPKEIGKETEVPQEEAARDDEIEENKEPEDILVKKAAPHTSPAPEAKPKKRPGSSVPKLYV is encoded by the coding sequence ATGTTAGGGCAAAGGCCTATGGGCGATTTTCAGCCGCACCGTCCCTCACGCCGGCATCTTGGAAATGGCGGACAACCCGGGATTTTTCAAAGAGGGCAGCAGCCTCCTATCGAACAGCCTTTTCAAGGGCAAGGCAATCAATTTCAGCAAATGATGCCTCGCTCCCCGTCTGTACAGGGAGGCGGTATACGCGGGATGGACGGAATTCCAGGAGGCGAGAGCCGCGCACTAGGCGGCGGAGCAGGAATGAAAGGCATGCTCGCTAAATTTCTTCCTGGCGCAGGGGGAGCAGGGATCTCTGGAGGTGGTGCGGGATTACAAGGAATCCAGAGCTTCACAAATCCTGCGACCCTCTCAAGCATGTTAGGAAATGTACAAAAAGTGCTCGGTATGGCGCAGCAATTTACACCAATGATTCAGCAATACGGTCCTTTAGTAAGAAATCTGCCTGCCATGATTAAGCTGTACAGCCAGCTCGGCAGTGCGGATGATGATGAAACAAGCGCAGATGAAGATCCTAAAGAGATCGGCAAGGAAACAGAAGTGCCGCAAGAAGAAGCAGCACGAGATGATGAAATAGAAGAAAACAAAGAACCAGAGGACATCCTCGTCAAAAAAGCAGCTCCTCACACATCACCTGCTCCTGAAGCAAAACCGAAAAAAAGACCTGGCAGCTCTGTTCCAAAACTATATGTCTAG